The Purpureocillium takamizusanense chromosome 11, complete sequence region AGAAACAAACACCAAGTGCCCCAGGTAGACGCCCATCAGAGGCCGATAAGTCGACGATGGAGGTCGCATCTTTCCTCCCAGGCCCAGTATTCCCAAAGCTGCTGTTCCCCCAAAGGCTCAGCTTCCCACATGGTTCGGACAAGGAGTGCTGCTGATTATTAACGCTTATTCAAAAAAGAATTGTCGGTTGACGTACCGATCTCCTCCTCGCACAAATGTGGCTCTTCCTCCCGCAACTCCGCAGAGTGATAGAGGGTGTAGAGGGCTTGAGCCCGGTTGTCTCGTGGGTACGTGGTCTGCAGGCGAATGGCGTCTACGAAAGCGGGTTAGCTATGAAGGAGACTGTCTCCCCACCCAAGCGAATAAAGTCACTTACTGCACTCGAAACGTAAAACGCCGTACAGCGCAGGATCCAGAGCGTTTCCGGGGCGCCACGGGCACACGCGGAAAGTCTCGCTGCCAGCATCATGAAATACCTTGACAGGCTGCTGGGAGCGGGCGCTAATCAAGTCAGTTCACATTCTTTCAGACGAAGAACCCTGTTTACCTGAGATTGTTTGCCATTCTTCTCACGAAATCCTCGCTCAAAGTGTCGGGTACGATGATGTGGGTGTCGGGGCCGTTGCTGATGAACGTGACACCAATTCTCACGCTGAGAGCCTGGCGTCGGCTCGGTGCAGGAACTGGCACAGACATAGCGCCAGATGATTCGGAACGCGACACTGCGTAACGCAGAAGGACGGTGATGTAGTGATTGGCGATGATCAGAAGGGGTGGTGCGCTGAAAGAGCGGAGTGTATTGGATGAGGGAAAGAAGAGAGGGCTTCGTAATAAAGAGTGGTTGAGGAGGGAGCCACGTGAACCGATAGTGACTGGGGGGATGACGAGGGAAAGTCTGCACAGTGGAAGTGCAGAGAAGGGTGTCGAACAGCCCAAATACCAGTGAATCCCAGTGCCTACTGGGCAGTAAGGAATCACAGTGGGTGAAGCACTAGTAGTAGTCAACTAGTTCATCCCGTCTCCTGTGGCGGCACTTGCGGGCACCTGCCTCACATCTGTAATCACCTGCGAAACCTCTTTCAGGCTGGAGCCGTCAGTTTTCAACGCGTTGCGCCTCTCTCCGCTTCTCCCATCATCTTCGCGCATTGCAGTGTCTCCCAAATTCTTCACCGCAGTGATAATAGATCGTCTGATTGATTCGACTCCCTTCTCCAATTCAACAAACGGCGCAAATGTCCTACCGGTACAACGAATCATTTCCCGCACTGTGAATGTTAATCTCAGCTACCGCTAAAGCGACTGCCCCGTAAAGTTCTTCATTGACTACACGAAAATGTGTCTGACATGCAAAGTGATACTAGCTTATTAGTCGACAAATGCTACTGTGGAAGCTACGACAGCCTTGCCAGGGTACTCTGCGAAGATGGCAACCCAAAAGCATCTCTACATTCGCTGCGTGACATATCAATGAGCTTCAGTTCACCCCAATGTGCTCTTCCAGGCATGTTACCCATTATTTATTCAGTGGATCCAACCCTTCAGTAAATCCTCATAAGATTTTTGCAGTGAATCCTTTGATCGCGAAGAAAGCCGTTACATTGAGGGCCTACGTGTGCTGCAAGTAGTGTTTCGGAGCCCCTAGATAGTTGGCCTGGGACATGGAGCTCCTATGATTACACGCAAACCTGAGTTTCGCTTTGCAGACGCGGCACCACCAAAGCCCACGACTGCATGCTCTCAAAGAAGGGTCACAACCTTGACGTTCAGTTCTTGATGAGCGATGCGTTGGTGTGACCGGATCTATTTAAGTCGCTGTTCTGCAACTGTCTCTGTAATGTCTACTTAGAGGCTAGTGAAAGAGAGGACGCCATTGAAGTCGAATTGACTCCAGCTCTCGTTCCTAGTTTCCCTCCCTTCTTCCTGATGGCATTGACCGCAAGAGCCAAATTTGCGCCGGCCGACGAAGACCAACTTCCTTGGCATATAGCATTTGACTGAATTCCTTCATTAACTTCCATAAAGACCCTTCGCC contains the following coding sequences:
- a CDS encoding uncharacterized protein (EggNog:ENOG503PQ03~COG:K) — translated: MSVPVPAPSRRQALSVRIGVTFISNGPDTHIIVPDTLSEDFVRRMANNLSARSQQPVKVFHDAGSETFRVCPWRPGNALDPALYGVLRFECNAIRLQTTYPRDNRAQALYTLYHSAELREEEPHLCEEEIALLVRTMWEAEPLGEQQLWEYWAWEERCDLHRRLIGL